The nucleotide sequence GGCGTGCTTTCAACGAGGCATGGGTTGAGCAGGAAATCGAACAGGCCAGCCAGCGGCGGTATATTTGTGGACGTTACCAGGAAATTGAAAAGCTAAGTGAGGGAGATTTTGTCCAGACCTACATGGTTACAGATACTCACCTGCCTGGCAAGGACCCCTGTATTTTAAGGGAGTTTATCCCTGTTTCTAACGATGCTGAAACGATTAGAAAAACCCGGGACTCTCTGGATGAGATATTCAGAAAACTGGAGAAATTAAGGGGACATAAGCAGATTCCAACACTGTTGAACTTTCTCAAAAAAGATGAAAGATTCTACATCACCCAGGAGTTTGTCGAAGGCGAAAACTTAGATAAGGAAATCAAAACAGTCAATGTAAAGGATAAATCTGATGATCTGTTGAAGGAACTCGAATCGATTCGATGGGAAGAATCAAAAGTCATTCAGCTATTGATTGAAATCCTGGAGATCCTGGAATTTGTGCACCGGCAAAATCTGTATCACCTGAATATCAAACCTTCCAATTTGAGACGGAGAAAACAGGATGGCAGGATCATCCTGATTGATTTTGCTGACTTAAAGGGAGTCAATACTTCAGCCGCACTGAACCCTTCACTTTCTTCCCATGCCATTAGCGAAGCCAATGTTTCCGATCAGGAGTCGTTGAACGGTTTCAGCCGGGATATTTATGATGTGGGCATGATTGGCATTCAGGCACTGACTGGAATTCACCCCAGTTGTCTCAGTCTTGATCAGACAACGCATGAAACCATCTGGCTCTACAAAGTTATTCCAGATATTCCCTTACCCCAGATCAGCGATCGCCTGGCAACAATCCTCTCTAAAATGATCCGGCATCGTCCTGATCAGCGATACGCTGGAGTCTCGGAAGTTCTTGCCGATCTTCGTGCCCTGAAGGAAAATGCTTCGGCTGTTAGCCCGGCTACCCCCCCTTTCTGGCAGGCGAATAAGCGCATCGTTGTCTGGGGAGGGGCGGGCCTGGTTTTGACTGGGTTAGTGGCGGGTATTCTGGCTGCCTGGAACGTGCAAAGGTTCCTGAGTCACCAGCAGATTACCCGGCAACACATTGAGCAATGCAATCAAAAAATTACCTTAAAATCAAATCCAGATAATCCGGGCAGTCGTAATCTGGTGAACAGCCTGACCAGTCAACAACTGCTCATCGACTCCAATCGGGTCATCGAAGCCTGTACAAATGCCCTCCAGAAACAGCCAGACGAATCTGAATTTCTAAAAAATCGAGGGAAGGCATTTCTTTTACTATGGAACCATGCCTCTCACTTAAATAATCAGATGGATGCAGAAGGTAACTTAAAGTCAGCCCTCAATGATTTCACAGCCGCAAGCCATATCAGACAAAATGATGCCCAGACTTTATTTTACAAAGGGCTTACACAGAATTTCCTGAAAGATTCTGATAGTTTTGAAGCCTCTTATCAGGCTGCCATCGATCGCTATCTCTCCAGAGGGAAAGCTCAAATTCAGGAAGAAGACATTCCCATCTTAGTTAAACTCGCGTCCTTCTCCCAAGAAGAAGCTTTTTCAAAGGCGAAGGCCATCTTTGATAGGGTTACAGACATCAAATCAGGCTCAGTTAACCTGATTTACAACCGGGGTTCATCGAGTGCGATCGGAGGAAACTACCAGGACGCTACGGGTTACTTTAAAGCAGTCCTTAAAATGAACCGGAGCAATTTTGATGCCTTGAGGAGTTTAGGCTTTGTCTATCTTCTTTGGGGTAAACAAAATGAAGCTAAACAATATTTTGCTCAGGCAAATCAAGTCAAGCCGGGTGATCCACTGATTGCAAAGTATTCGGCTGAACAGAATTTGAATTATGAAAAGCTCAAACCCAGTTTTGAAGCGATCTTTCCCTATCTTCCGGTTTATCAATGCCAGGAATATCCAGTATTAGCGATCGCTGAAAAAGATGCCCGTAACCCATTGTGTCATTTCTAGAAGTTGCTTTAAAGGGATAGCCCCATGATTTAAGCCAGATGCGATCGCTCAGATCTCCAACTTCTCCGAGAAGTTGGAGATCTTTAACCCATTATGTCAGTGCCATTGAAATAAAGAAGCGCTACAGCCATGAAACCGTTTGCCCCTCAATTACTGCCCAAAAATGTCTCGCCGCGGAAGTCCGGCAGCGCAGGTCCTTTCCCTGTCGTGAAAACACACCGTCTTTCTCCACTTTCAGCGGAACCATCAGGCATTCAGCGTTTATCCAATTGCGCCTGTGGAGGAGGGTGCCCCCGTTGCATTCAACAGACTGCCCCTGCTGTCTCTGGCATCATTCAACGACAGACCACTCCCTCGCCAACCCCACCCTGCCCAACGTCAGTCAGTATCGGGCAGGTTGCCCAGTTCAATCACAGCAACCTGTCTGCGGCTGACCAGCAACAGTTTCGGACTTATCTTGGTGCTGTCTCCCGGATGGAGGTCGGTCCCGGTCCTAATCACACGGGGCATTGCATGAAGGAGTACCTGACCACGATATCGAATACCTGCCCCGCCGCTGTTTACAGTCGAGGTGGAGCAACTTCAGAACCTTGTACGGGCAATCGATGTCTCGATATTAATCGATGGGGCAGTGCTGGAGATTCTCGCACGGGAACAATGCTCACCGATGGCCCGACCTCGTTTATTGATTTGCATCGAACATTCAACAGGGCCAGTTTGCTGGAAGGAACGGGCGTGAGTTCGTGTCAGGTTGTCTGCGAGCAGATTTATAAGTGCGATCGCACGGCTGCCACTACAGGTGTGTTTCGCATTACTCGAAATTACCAGGCAGGCACCCTGATGACGGGGACTGGCAGCCCGGTTCACATTACGACAGGGACGGTTACCAAGACCTGACCAATCTCAGGGTTGTTTTACGTATCCTGGCCTCAACTAAAACCGCTCAATTCCCTCAAATTGGCTGGCGGCTTCTGCCCTGGCAGCTTCACCGCAGGTGCGGGGGGTGGGAAAAATTTTACCCGGGTTGGCAATGCCCTGAGGATCGAATGCCTGACGGACCCACTTCATCGTCTCCAGATCCGCATCGGTAAACATTTCGGGCATGTAGCAGCGCTTGTCTGCCCCAATTCCATGTTCACCAGAGATGCTGCCCCCCACTGCCACACATAGTTTGAGAATGGCTCCACCCAGTTCTTCTACCTGCTCCAGCGCTCCGGGAATCGAATGGTTGTAGAGAATGAGCGGATGTAAATTACCATCTCCGGCGTGGAACACATTGGCAACCCGGTAGCCATATTGTTCGCCCAGCGCCTCAATTTCACCCAATACATACTCCAGTTTGGTGCGAGGAATCACCCCATCTTGCACATAGTAGTCGGGGCTGATTTTTCCCATCGCGGCAAACGCTGCTTTACGCCCTTTCCACAGGGTTAACCGCTCCTCCAAATCAGTTGCAATCTGCACCTGACGGGCACCGTTCTGGTAGCAGATGGCTTCAACTCGGCGGCTATTTTCCTCCGCTTCCACTTCCAACCCATCCACCTCTACCAGCAGGATGGCAGCCGCATCCCGGGGATAGCAGTTCGTACAAACCACATCCTCGACAGCATTGATGCTGAAGTTGTCCATCAGTTCCATGCCGCCAGGAATAATCCCGGCGCTGATGATATCAGAAACCGTTGCCCCAGCAGCTTCGACACTGGTAAAGTCCGCCAGCAGAACGCGGATGGATTCTGGTGTTTTCAAAATCTTGAGGGTGATTTCCGTAGCAATGCCGAGGGTCCCTTCAGAACCGACGAATACGCCAGTCAGGTCATAACCCGGCATTTCAGGGATCGTGCCCCCCACGTCCACAATTGACCCATCGGGTAATACCAGTTTCAGCCCCAGCACATGATTTGTGGTGACCCCGTACTTGAGGCAGTGGACGCCGCCGGAATTTTCTGCCACATTTCCCCCCACTGAGCAGATAATCTGGCTGGAGGGGTCAGGGGCGTAGTAGAACCCGGCTCCACTCACTGCCTGGGTGACCCAGTTGTTGATCACCCCTGGCTGCACAACAATGCGCTGGTTCTCCAGGTCAATGGACAGAATCCGTTTCATCAGGGAGGTGACGATGAGAACGCAATCCTCTGTGGGTAAAGCACCCCCCGACAGTCCTGTGCCCGAACCTCTTGCAACAAAGGGAATCTGGTGGCGATCGCAAACCTTCACCACCTCCGCCACTTCTTCCGTTGTTCGGGGTAACACCACCACCGATGGGCGATTGCGGTAGCTGGTCAACCCGTCACATTCATAAACCAGCAGTTCTTCTTTGCGCCGCACAACATGATTTTCACCCACAATTGCCTCAAACTGCCGGATAATGGGCAGCCAATCCCGCTGTGTGTGTTGTGCAATCATGGGGTTTTCTCGACTTCTTTAGGTTCTCTCTACTTAATGTCGGGTTGGCTGTAGATATATAGAGAAACAGCACCAACCACCAGGGAAACGCCAAACAGGATTAACACCGGATCCAGGGTTTTGGGTGCCCCGTCCGCTTCATTGACGGCAGGACCATAGCTGGCGAAGAGTTTGTTTGCCCCCAGGTGATTTAACCCCAGTATAGAAGGCAGTGCCACGGTTTGATGGGTGCCTGTTGCAAAAGGGTTGGACGCGATCGCGTCCACTGTCTCTACGACCACATCCATACCAGGAAGGGAGGGGACTTCGTTTAAGAATGAGGGGCTTGCAGCCAGACTGGGGAATGCCATCAGAGGAGAACCGATCACGATGGGAGCAACCGCAGGAATCAGCTTACGAGCAATTTCTGATCTCAGCTTCATAGGTTTCCTCACAATTTCAGATTATTTAAGGGGGACTTGGCAACTCACGGGTTGCAACGTATGTATTTGCGTTTGTGTGATAGCTTCATGCACCCAAAATCAAAAGAGGATAAGGCTTTAGTTAGAGATATGACGATCAACCAATGAATCCTATAAAATCCAAAAAGTTTTTTCAAGCAGCAGCAGGAACATTCCGAGAAACATTCCTGCTGTCTACTATGGGATAGGGATTGGGAGATAGAGATAGGGGAGATAGGGATTGGGGAATGACCAGAAACACGCCCTTTCTGTAGGCTGAGGCGCTCCGTCAGGAATCTTCCGTTGAATGGGCAGTTGACTGACGAGGCACACCCGGCCTGAATGAACTAGGTTTGTGGAATTCCCATAGAGGGTTCGCTATAGTGCCTGGGGTGATATATCAGCAAATATACTGCACTTTCAGGCTGAGATGGTTAAGGCTGTATGAATGGTACCGGACCAGCGATGAAGGCTGAATGAACTATCGGTAAGTTCCACAGGGTATCGCCGGGGACAGGGGATTACACCGCCGCCCATTTCATCCTGTGGTATCGCCAAACAACCTGACTCACCGCCCATTGGCTGCCAGTTGAGTCAACTCGATCGCCCCTAGGGTCTTCAGGGTTGCTTTCTGTGCCTCAGATATGCCCGTGATGGCTGTAATGTTCATTCCCTCATAGGGACGCTCTGTTCTCAGGGTTTGCAGGCAGTGTCCAGATTCCACATCCCATAGCTTAATTGTTTCATCCCAACTGCCACTGGCAAGGATGCCACCGACCGGGTTGAAACTGAGGGAATAGATTAACTCAGTGTGTCCTTCCAGGGTGTTGAGGCATTGTCCCGTATTGCAGTCCCACAGTTTGATCGTGTTGTCTAAAGAGCCGCTGGCAATCATCTGCCCGGAGGGGCTAAAACTGACCGGGATAATTGAATCGGTGTGCCCCTCGAACGTGTTGACACACGCCCCTGTTTCCACATCCCAGAGTTTGACACATCTGTCAAAACTGCCGCTGGCTAACCAGCGGCTATCTGGGCTGAATGCCACCCCCAGGACAGAATTTCTATGCTCCTCGAAGGTGTTTAAGAGTTGACCGCCAGCCGCATCCCATAGTTTCACCGTCTGGTCAAAACTGGCACTGGCCAGATAGCGCCCATCCGGGCTGAAGGTAATGGTCAATACCCAGTTCGGGTGTCCCTCCAGAACCTGGATACAGTGGCCTGTGCCAGGGTCCCATAACCAGATGGTGCCGTCTTCGCCGCTGCTGGCAATCCTTTGTCCATCCGGGCTAAATGCCACAGTCCAGACCTGTTTGGTATGTCCCTGCAAAGCGTGGAGGCATTGCCCTGTCTGCACATCCCACAGGCGCACCATGCGGTCTTCACCGCCACTCACCAGAGTTTGCCCATCCGGGCTGAAGGCGATCGATTCAATCCGACTACTGTGTTCCCCCAGGGTGTGCAAACACTGACCTGTACGGGCATCCCACAGGCGAATCAGGGGTTCATCGCCGCTACTGGCAAGGATCTGCCCATCAGGACTGTAGACAACCGGAAAAATTTTGCGGGTATGTCCTTGCAAAGTTTTCAGGCATTGCCCCCGGTTAACATCCCACAGTTTCAGAGTCTGGTCATCACTGCCGCTTGCCAGGGTTTGCCCATCCGGGCTGAAGGCGATCGCCCAGATTCGATTGGTATGACCCGCCAGAACTTTCAGACATCGCCCACTGTCAACTTCCCAGAGACGAATAACCAGGTCTTCTCCGGCAGTTGCCAGCACATTTCCCTGGGGGTTGAATGCCACCGACCAGATCCAATGATTGTGTCCCACCAGCGTTCTCACACACTCACCCGTGGCAACATCCCACAGTTTTGCCGTGCGGTCGTGGCTGCCGCTGGCAACCAGCCGTCCATCCGGGCTAAAGGCAACGGATTGCACCCAGTTGGTATGCCCTTCCAGAACTTTCAGACATTGATGGGTGTGGACATCCCAGAACCGAACAGTCTGGTCTTCACTGCCACTCACCACCGTGCGACCATCCGGACTGAATGCCACCGCCCAAACCTGCCGGGTGTGCCCCTGTAAGGCTTGATAAGTGACGCCTGTACGAGAGTCCCACAGGCGCACGGTTCCATCTTCGCTGCTGCTGGCCAGTATCCGTCCTCTGCCAGAGGGCAGGCTGGACTCCACCGGGCTGTAATCAATCGACGCAAACCGACTGGGGTGTTCGGCCAGCACTTTCAGGCACTGCCCCTGGTGAACATCCCAAAACCGGATGGTCTGGTCATCACTGCCGCTGATCAAAATTTGCCCCTCAGGACTGAAGAGAACCGATCGCACCCAGTCGGTATGGCCCTGGCAGGTCAGCAGCGGTTCACCGGAAGCAATTTGCCAGAAATATACCTGGTTATTGGCATCACCAGTTGCCAGTAGCGTCCCATCCGGATGAAAGGCAACGGCCAGAATATTGCCAAACGTCTGGGTAAACACCGATTGAATAAAGGCCGCGTGCGCAAAGTTGACTCGACGCAAATTCAGGTTTTGCAGGTATGCCTGCCGCACGGTCAGGCAGGAGAAATCGTAGCCAGTTAACTCAATTTGCAGATGGGCACAGAGGTTAATTAAATTACCTGCTCCATAACCGGAGATTGGATTTTCCTGTTGATGCAACTGGTGCAAAATTGCCTGGAGTTGTTGTTCGATCGCCACTTTAGAACTAAAGGTGGTGTAAAGTTGAGCTGCAACAGGCTCCAGAATCAACTGGATTTGACTTTCCCGGATGTAGTTCTTAGCCGTGGCTTTGATCAGCGCATACCTTACGAATTGATTGATCTCAGCAGGTGTCCGTCCGGTGGCTGTCAGTTCTGCTCCAATTTCTCGAATCAGGCGATCAGTCACATATTCCATCACCACAGGTTGCTGGCTGTAGCGACCCGCCTGCGTTTCAATCAGCGATCGCCAGCTCAAAGACTCCAGTGCTTCCAGCAGTTCAGTGCGGGCAACCGATGGCACAATATCTTCCGCCAGGTCAGCAATGGTTGTCCACTCCCGGTTAATCGCCAACCAGTACATGATGGTTTGTTCCAGCGGTGACAGCCGGTCAAATTGCTGTGCCAGCAGACGGCGAATGCTATTGAAAATTATCGTATTCTGTTCCAGGAAAGGGGCGATTTCTCCCGCAAATACATCCTGAATTGAAGTGGCAACAATTTTCAGCGCCAGGGGATTACAACTGTAGAGCTGGCACAGTTGCTGTTGTTGCTGTTCACTACCCACCAGTCCCTTTGCCCGGATCAGCGCTTCAGCCGCTTCAGCAGACCCCCCCAGTAACAGGGACCGTACCGACAAATCAATCCCTTCCAGGGTGGCAATTTCCACGGGCTTTTCACGGCTGGTGAGAATCAGGCAGCTCTGGTGCTGGCTTTCCCCCACACGCTGAAATAATTCGCCATAATCTTCATAGCCAGGACGGTAGCGACCGGCGCGATCGCCTGCCTGCAAAAGGGTTTCTCCGTTATCCAGAACAACCAGACAACGAAAATTGCGTAGCCAATGTAACAGACGACTCAGGCTTGCTTGAGTATCTTGCTGGTTAGAAACAAAAGAGACCAGGTCGCCCAGTAACGCTTCCAGACGGGGGGCATTGCGCAGTGAACGCCAGATGACACAATCAAACTCGTTCTGGAGGGTTTGGGCAACCTTAACTGAAAGGGCTGTTTTGCCAATCCCACCCATGCCCAGCAAAGCCACTAAACGGCAGCACTGGCTTCGCCCTCCCGTCGAAGAACGGCCCTCAATCCACTGTTGGAGTGTGGCGAGTTCGACCGTCCGTCCGAAAAAGGTGCTGACATCCAGTGCTTCTCCCCAGTCCGTGCGAGGAATGTTTGCCGATGTGGGAAGAGCCTGGAGTGGTGGGGATCGGGAGATTTCCAGAGATGTGTGCCCCGGTTCTTCATCGCCTGCTCTTCTCAGCGCTCTGGTTTCTGATTCCTGGTCAGTCCTGGCTTCGTTCGTTTTGATGTTCCGGTCTTTCTGGGGATCCTCTCTCCGTCGATATCGCTCTAAGGGTTCACGAAAGTTCGTTTTGCTGACGGTTTCACCAAGTGCCTGGCTCAGGAGTTTCCATACTTTGGGACCCACCCCCTGCTTCAGATAACTGACAGAATAGCCAGCCAACTCCGCAATTTCTTCATAGGTTTGTCCCTGCCATGCACCCCGCAGAATAATCACTTCTATATCGGTTAGCCGTCTTTGAAATCGGGCATAAACGGCAACGTTAGCCACCTCAAGCCCCTGCTCAAAGTCCATCGCTCCTCAATCACATGACTACTCTTGAATCAGATCCTACCTGACTTTTTAAGAACTTTTCTGAATAGTTCATATTTTTTCCTAAAAGTTCTGAAGTATTCAAAGTCTAAATAGTAGGACACTTCTTTATTTATTTGTGATAAACAGCACAATTTGATTTGGAATATACTTAGAGCTTGTGAATACTGTAACTGGGATTGGTTGCTAAGTACACCTCTCCACTATCTGCTTTAGCTTTAATTTGAATAGAGTGGGCTGATACCTGGAACAGGATATTTGACATCAGCTACAGTTTCCTGTCCTGGTTTTGAGACTGTCCTGTACTCAGTGAACCACAATTTCTGAACTAATCAATTAACACATTCGATCATGATGTATTTACTAACTCCTCATACACTGAATTATCACTAATGATGTGTTCGTTTACTCTTCATAATACCTAACCATTATCAGTGATGAAGGGTTGTGAATCTGCTATTCCTTCAAGATTGTGAACTTATCTATAACGACAATTATCAGAGGCAGTTGTAATTTCTCTCTGTAGAAGCGCAATTTTGCAGCGCTTTTCAAGGAGTTATTGACCTGTTGCGGGCATTGAGATCGGCAAAATTTGCCTGAGTGCTTATCCCATCGCTCATTTAATCGCTCACTTAACTGTGTGGGGAGTCAGGAATGGTTGATTCCAATGAAAATGATTGTCTGGACCTGTCAGGTAGATGCAATTTAAAGGTTTCGTAAAGAACAACCCAACAGTCAGGTTTTGACTTGACGAAATCATTGCTTATTATCCATGATCGGTAGCAAAAGATGCTGTTTCTGCAAATTTATCCAATCAGAAGCAGCCCCCGTGTTAGGGTAGACCTTCTATTCTAAGTGCAGGCATTCACCTCTTTGAATATTTGGAATAGAAGCTGTTGTCAGTTTTAGAGAGGATTTCTAAAGCTTTAGACCAATGCTTTTAGCTGGGGTTAAAGCCCTCAACGTTGTCCGTCTTAGATCAAATCTTTTCGAGCTTCATTGTTCCGTACTTGCAGGCGAAAGCCTGGATACACTTTCATACTCTGCACTTAATACGCTGCACTGTCTGAACAAGGGTTGTCGAATTTACGCCGCAGTCTACCAGTGCTTCCTGGTAAAAGGTTTACACCTGTAGCAAAGATGCCTGGATGTGGGATGAAACCCCATTCATCCCTCTCTCTACCATCAATGCTGCTGGCGGCTGAACTGGGTAGCCTGGTTCTGGCAAAAGATGCAAACTTGACGAACATTAAAGCGCTTTATCGCCAGAAGGCTGTGGCGTTTGATTCGTTGACCGTTTTGCAGTGATTGTATCTACGTTTCTGAGAGTTTTGATTATGCCCCCCAATGCTCAAACCCTGTTATTGCCTCCAGCTCAAGTCCAGGATTCCGCAAAACTGCTAGCCGCGATCGCTAAACTTTTCCCCCCGCAGGTAGAAACTGAGCAAATTGTTCCATTGAGTCAGTCCTTCGACCTGTTTAATGCCCAACTGGGTAGCCTGTTGTCTGAGCAGAAAACCATGCCAGAGTCAGGCCAGGACTCAG is from Leptothermofonsia sichuanensis E412 and encodes:
- a CDS encoding AAA-like domain-containing protein; amino-acid sequence: MMDRKQQYRYQVGGPLSEDNLTYVEREADKDLYDALEAGEYCYVLNSRQMGKSSLVVRTRKKLEAEGFTFAYIDLTLVGTEDVSLDQWCTTLLSNLADSFQLDVDAASWWKTHEGLTPLDRMTRFIETFLLVRETPKRYIIVIDEIDTVLSLKKFRADDFFAFVRGCCIRRIHKPEYQRLTFVLIGTATPSDLIADRDRTPFNLGRAISLYGFRLSEVHPLTKGLESCPVENPQAVLEAILNWTGGQPFLTQKLCQLILDNQVSIPTGQESSVIAQLVKVHIIHNWEGNDEPQHLRTIRDRIIRNVKQDNIMNVKDEQHASNLLSAYQKILQHGKVSADNSSEQEDLRLSGLVVKQDGVLKVYNRIYQEVFNERWVQKELANLRPYREQIKAWSSSNQSDESRLLHGRALQDALEWAKGKQLSEEDNQFLEASQTFEQLSKAKPEVAAIFKQYLPELQAITSSPSLIIQEVLRWAGSEPSLAEQICQLLIRERADLPIPAGEEAEEIEHLIQTHLIQDWENQPAADLLRHIRNSIRREDEKGTELLTLYQKILQQAEINDANPVQLEFLQSLGLIADGKVANLFYRRAFNEAWVEQEIEQASQRRYICGRYQEIEKLSEGDFVQTYMVTDTHLPGKDPCILREFIPVSNDAETIRKTRDSLDEIFRKLEKLRGHKQIPTLLNFLKKDERFYITQEFVEGENLDKEIKTVNVKDKSDDLLKELESIRWEESKVIQLLIEILEILEFVHRQNLYHLNIKPSNLRRRKQDGRIILIDFADLKGVNTSAALNPSLSSHAISEANVSDQESLNGFSRDIYDVGMIGIQALTGIHPSCLSLDQTTHETIWLYKVIPDIPLPQISDRLATILSKMIRHRPDQRYAGVSEVLADLRALKENASAVSPATPPFWQANKRIVVWGGAGLVLTGLVAGILAAWNVQRFLSHQQITRQHIEQCNQKITLKSNPDNPGSRNLVNSLTSQQLLIDSNRVIEACTNALQKQPDESEFLKNRGKAFLLLWNHASHLNNQMDAEGNLKSALNDFTAASHIRQNDAQTLFYKGLTQNFLKDSDSFEASYQAAIDRYLSRGKAQIQEEDIPILVKLASFSQEEAFSKAKAIFDRVTDIKSGSVNLIYNRGSSSAIGGNYQDATGYFKAVLKMNRSNFDALRSLGFVYLLWGKQNEAKQYFAQANQVKPGDPLIAKYSAEQNLNYEKLKPSFEAIFPYLPVYQCQEYPVLAIAEKDARNPLCHF
- the glcD gene encoding glycolate oxidase subunit GlcD; translated protein: MIAQHTQRDWLPIIRQFEAIVGENHVVRRKEELLVYECDGLTSYRNRPSVVVLPRTTEEVAEVVKVCDRHQIPFVARGSGTGLSGGALPTEDCVLIVTSLMKRILSIDLENQRIVVQPGVINNWVTQAVSGAGFYYAPDPSSQIICSVGGNVAENSGGVHCLKYGVTTNHVLGLKLVLPDGSIVDVGGTIPEMPGYDLTGVFVGSEGTLGIATEITLKILKTPESIRVLLADFTSVEAAGATVSDIISAGIIPGGMELMDNFSINAVEDVVCTNCYPRDAAAILLVEVDGLEVEAEENSRRVEAICYQNGARQVQIATDLEERLTLWKGRKAAFAAMGKISPDYYVQDGVIPRTKLEYVLGEIEALGEQYGYRVANVFHAGDGNLHPLILYNHSIPGALEQVEELGGAILKLCVAVGGSISGEHGIGADKRCYMPEMFTDADLETMKWVRQAFDPQGIANPGKIFPTPRTCGEAARAEAASQFEGIERF
- a CDS encoding WD40 repeat domain-containing protein; amino-acid sequence: MDFEQGLEVANVAVYARFQRRLTDIEVIILRGAWQGQTYEEIAELAGYSVSYLKQGVGPKVWKLLSQALGETVSKTNFREPLERYRRREDPQKDRNIKTNEARTDQESETRALRRAGDEEPGHTSLEISRSPPLQALPTSANIPRTDWGEALDVSTFFGRTVELATLQQWIEGRSSTGGRSQCCRLVALLGMGGIGKTALSVKVAQTLQNEFDCVIWRSLRNAPRLEALLGDLVSFVSNQQDTQASLSRLLHWLRNFRCLVVLDNGETLLQAGDRAGRYRPGYEDYGELFQRVGESQHQSCLILTSREKPVEIATLEGIDLSVRSLLLGGSAEAAEALIRAKGLVGSEQQQQQLCQLYSCNPLALKIVATSIQDVFAGEIAPFLEQNTIIFNSIRRLLAQQFDRLSPLEQTIMYWLAINREWTTIADLAEDIVPSVARTELLEALESLSWRSLIETQAGRYSQQPVVMEYVTDRLIREIGAELTATGRTPAEINQFVRYALIKATAKNYIRESQIQLILEPVAAQLYTTFSSKVAIEQQLQAILHQLHQQENPISGYGAGNLINLCAHLQIELTGYDFSCLTVRQAYLQNLNLRRVNFAHAAFIQSVFTQTFGNILAVAFHPDGTLLATGDANNQVYFWQIASGEPLLTCQGHTDWVRSVLFSPEGQILISGSDDQTIRFWDVHQGQCLKVLAEHPSRFASIDYSPVESSLPSGRGRILASSSEDGTVRLWDSRTGVTYQALQGHTRQVWAVAFSPDGRTVVSGSEDQTVRFWDVHTHQCLKVLEGHTNWVQSVAFSPDGRLVASGSHDRTAKLWDVATGECVRTLVGHNHWIWSVAFNPQGNVLATAGEDLVIRLWEVDSGRCLKVLAGHTNRIWAIAFSPDGQTLASGSDDQTLKLWDVNRGQCLKTLQGHTRKIFPVVYSPDGQILASSGDEPLIRLWDARTGQCLHTLGEHSSRIESIAFSPDGQTLVSGGEDRMVRLWDVQTGQCLHALQGHTKQVWTVAFSPDGQRIASSGEDGTIWLWDPGTGHCIQVLEGHPNWVLTITFSPDGRYLASASFDQTVKLWDAAGGQLLNTFEEHRNSVLGVAFSPDSRWLASGSFDRCVKLWDVETGACVNTFEGHTDSIIPVSFSPSGQMIASGSLDNTIKLWDCNTGQCLNTLEGHTELIYSLSFNPVGGILASGSWDETIKLWDVESGHCLQTLRTERPYEGMNITAITGISEAQKATLKTLGAIELTQLAANGR